The Thalassotalea sp. 273M-4 genome includes a region encoding these proteins:
- a CDS encoding NAD(P)/FAD-dependent oxidoreductase yields the protein MYDPLHDRHPGENNPYPNSYWSEHSGEAPLDDGQLTQDIDADVVIIGAGYTGLSCALHLARAYGIKAIVLEANQTAWGCSGRNAGFILKSTGRKPWSDMAKEWGEEVMRGIYQEVCDGVETVKSLIDEGIDCDPQTPGYIRVAHKASMFPDLVEQAKLLRKRFNYQVDILSREDIHQQFMADQNAYGAIRFHDGIGINPLKLAWGYQRLARAEGVRIHPGTPVLHWTESDNKQVLVTPKARVKASKVVLATNGYTPKGLHLSVANRTLPVLSQIIVTEPLSEEQIQQCNFLTSNVVMDTRALKYYYRKLPDNRILFGGRGAITGKSAEDPYYANRLLKVLKQSFPALANLTYQHAWSGWICMSLDDIPHINSAENNSNVVYAMGYCGNGVSFSVQAGKRLADKIAGKALPNIPLYQKNLPKFPLPALRRVGQWGYFHYGLIKDKFF from the coding sequence ATGTACGATCCTCTTCATGATCGCCATCCAGGTGAAAACAACCCATACCCCAACAGCTACTGGAGTGAACATTCGGGAGAAGCCCCTTTAGATGATGGTCAATTAACTCAAGATATTGATGCCGATGTCGTGATTATTGGCGCTGGCTATACTGGTTTATCATGTGCCTTACACTTAGCACGAGCATATGGCATTAAAGCTATCGTTTTAGAGGCAAACCAAACAGCATGGGGGTGTAGCGGTCGCAATGCTGGCTTTATCTTGAAATCGACTGGACGTAAACCATGGTCAGATATGGCCAAAGAGTGGGGCGAAGAAGTCATGCGAGGGATTTATCAAGAGGTTTGTGACGGGGTTGAAACGGTTAAAAGTTTGATCGATGAAGGGATTGATTGCGATCCACAAACGCCTGGTTATATTCGTGTTGCTCATAAAGCTTCGATGTTTCCAGATCTCGTTGAACAAGCTAAATTGTTGCGAAAACGCTTTAACTATCAGGTTGATATTTTATCTAGAGAAGATATCCATCAGCAATTTATGGCCGATCAAAATGCCTATGGTGCGATTCGGTTTCACGACGGTATTGGCATTAACCCACTAAAACTGGCTTGGGGCTATCAGCGTCTTGCAAGAGCTGAAGGGGTTCGTATTCACCCAGGAACTCCTGTGTTGCATTGGACTGAGTCCGACAACAAGCAGGTTTTGGTCACCCCAAAAGCCAGAGTTAAAGCCAGCAAAGTTGTATTGGCAACCAATGGCTATACCCCAAAAGGATTGCACTTAAGTGTGGCCAATAGAACATTGCCCGTATTATCGCAAATTATTGTTACCGAGCCATTAAGTGAAGAACAAATCCAACAATGTAACTTCTTAACCTCGAATGTGGTGATGGACACTCGAGCGTTAAAATACTACTACCGTAAATTGCCAGATAATCGTATTTTATTTGGTGGTCGCGGTGCCATAACCGGAAAGTCAGCCGAAGATCCTTATTATGCCAACAGATTATTAAAGGTGTTGAAGCAAAGTTTTCCGGCGTTGGCAAATTTAACCTATCAACACGCTTGGTCTGGTTGGATTTGCATGTCTTTGGACGATATACCTCATATTAATAGCGCGGAAAATAATTCCAATGTAGTTTATGCTATGGGATACTGCGGTAACGGAGTGTCGTTTTCTGTCCAAGCTGGTAAGCGTTTAGCCGATAAAATTGCAGGAAAAGCGTTACCTAATATACCGCTTTATCAAAAAAACTTG